A single Streptococcus thermophilus DNA region contains:
- a CDS encoding arginine repressor, with product MKKKDRLELIRKIVQENKITTQKELVRLLQAEGLKATQATVSRDINEIGITKVPTEDGSYIYGLSTAPRRVGRSSVACRRLLRIDRQHAFMNILVQPGTSRLIKKILLDEYKHLIFSLIADDDTLFLVAQSELAAIELHGQIVKWVEE from the coding sequence ATGAAGAAGAAAGATCGTTTGGAGTTAATCCGAAAGATTGTCCAAGAAAATAAAATTACGACCCAGAAAGAATTGGTAAGATTACTCCAGGCTGAGGGGTTGAAGGCTACTCAGGCTACGGTATCACGTGATATCAATGAAATTGGTATTACCAAAGTGCCAACCGAAGATGGTTCGTACATCTATGGGCTCTCAACTGCTCCTAGACGAGTAGGTAGATCTTCTGTTGCTTGTCGCCGCTTGTTGCGTATTGATAGACAACATGCCTTTATGAATATCTTAGTTCAGCCAGGGACTAGTCGTCTCATCAAAAAGATTCTTTTGGATGAATACAAGCATTTGATTTTTAGCTTGATTGCTGATGATGACACGCTCTTTTTGGTTGCTCAGTCAGAATTAGCAGCTATCGAATTACATGGACAAATCGTCAAGTGGGTTGAAGAATAG
- a CDS encoding TlyA family RNA methyltransferase, whose amino-acid sequence MLKERVDVLAYKQGLFETREQAKRGVMAGLVVNVINGERYDKPGEKIDDGTELKLKGEKLRYVSRGGLKLEKALAVFNLSVEDMTTIDIGASTGGFTDVMLQNGAKLVYAVDVGTNQLVWKLRQDDRVRSMEQYNFRYAEPVDFTEGLPSFASIDVSFISLNLILPALAKILVDGGQVVALVKPQFEAGREQIGKNGIVRESSIHEKVLETVTAFAVDYGFSVKGLDFSPIQGGHGNIEFLAHLEKTDSPQNDVPTSIKEVVAQAHKEFKKNEEERSFGVNPKDCPRK is encoded by the coding sequence ATGCTTAAGGAAAGAGTAGATGTCTTGGCTTATAAACAAGGCCTATTTGAAACGCGAGAACAAGCTAAACGCGGTGTTATGGCTGGTTTAGTTGTTAATGTTATCAATGGTGAGCGTTACGATAAACCTGGTGAAAAAATTGATGATGGAACAGAGTTGAAGCTCAAAGGTGAAAAGCTTAGGTATGTGAGTCGTGGAGGACTCAAACTTGAAAAAGCTTTAGCTGTTTTCAATCTATCAGTTGAAGATATGACAACCATTGATATCGGTGCCTCAACAGGTGGATTTACCGATGTCATGCTTCAAAATGGTGCTAAACTGGTTTATGCAGTAGATGTTGGTACCAATCAGTTAGTTTGGAAATTGCGTCAAGATGATCGAGTGCGTTCTATGGAGCAATATAATTTTCGATATGCTGAACCAGTCGATTTCACAGAGGGATTACCATCATTTGCATCTATTGATGTTAGTTTCATCTCTCTTAATTTGATTCTACCAGCTTTGGCTAAGATATTGGTTGATGGAGGGCAAGTTGTTGCTCTTGTGAAACCTCAATTTGAGGCAGGCCGTGAACAAATTGGAAAAAATGGGATTGTACGTGAGAGCAGTATCCATGAAAAAGTATTAGAAACCGTAACAGCTTTTGCAGTTGACTATGGCTTTTCAGTTAAAGGACTGGATTTTTCTCCTATTCAAGGTGGTCATGGTAACATTGAATTTCTCGCACACTTGGAGAAGACAGATTCTCCTCAAAATGATGTTCCAACTTCAATCAAAGAAGTTGTAGCACAAGCACATAAGGAGTTTAAGAAGAATGAAGAAGAAAGATCGTTTGGAGTTAATCCGAAAGATTGTCCAAGAAAATAA
- a CDS encoding polyprenyl synthetase family protein, translating to MTKLKKIDAAIRDFYQKKTPPVSSDLITAILYSVDSGGKRIRPLIFLDLLEGFGLELTPSHFDVAASLEMIHTGSLIHDDLPAMDNDDYRRGRLTNHKKFDEATAILAGDSLFLDPFALVAQTELSAEIRVQLIHALSHASGTFGMVGGQMLDMKGEGLELDLSQLAKIHENKTGKLLTFPFVAAGIVAQQEDRVMENLQEAGRLIGLAFQVRDDILDVTADFESLGKTPGKDVVAGKSTYPALLGLEKSYAILEESLNKAEAIFKDLAEYQGFKQDNIMKIIERLRFHA from the coding sequence ATGACCAAGCTAAAAAAAATTGATGCTGCTATACGGGATTTTTATCAAAAGAAAACCCCACCAGTATCAAGCGATTTAATCACTGCTATTCTTTATTCAGTTGATAGTGGCGGTAAGCGTATCCGTCCACTGATTTTCTTGGATTTACTTGAAGGATTTGGTTTAGAGTTAACTCCCAGTCATTTTGATGTTGCAGCAAGTCTTGAAATGATTCATACCGGGAGTCTGATTCACGACGATTTACCGGCAATGGACAATGATGATTACCGTCGAGGACGTCTAACAAACCATAAAAAATTTGATGAAGCAACGGCAATTTTAGCTGGTGATTCTCTCTTTTTAGATCCCTTTGCACTTGTAGCTCAAACAGAGCTTTCTGCAGAGATTCGTGTTCAATTGATTCACGCTCTATCTCATGCGTCAGGGACCTTCGGTATGGTTGGTGGTCAGATGTTGGATATGAAAGGTGAAGGTCTGGAACTTGATTTATCGCAACTGGCTAAGATTCACGAGAATAAGACTGGTAAGCTTCTAACCTTTCCTTTTGTAGCGGCTGGTATTGTGGCCCAACAAGAAGATCGAGTCATGGAAAATCTTCAAGAAGCTGGTCGCTTGATTGGTCTTGCCTTTCAAGTTCGTGATGACATTTTAGATGTGACTGCTGACTTTGAATCCTTAGGAAAAACGCCTGGAAAAGATGTGGTCGCTGGGAAATCAACCTACCCTGCTCTTCTTGGTTTGGAAAAATCATATGCCATTCTCGAGGAATCACTAAATAAGGCTGAGGCCATTTTCAAAGACTTGGCTGAGTACCAAGGTTTCAAGCAAGACAATATTATGAAAATCATAGAAAGGTTAAGATTCCATGCTTAA
- a CDS encoding exodeoxyribonuclease VII small subunit → MSTKKTFEENLQDLEAIVTKLETGDVALEDAIAEFQKGMVLSKDLQKTLEDAEKTLVKVMQADGTEMEMDA, encoded by the coding sequence ATGTCAACGAAAAAAACATTTGAAGAAAATTTACAGGACTTAGAAGCTATCGTCACAAAACTTGAAACAGGTGATGTTGCTCTTGAGGATGCGATTGCTGAATTCCAAAAAGGTATGGTATTGTCTAAAGATTTGCAGAAGACCTTGGAAGATGCTGAAAAAACACTTGTTAAGGTTATGCAAGCAGATGGTACAGAAATGGAAATGGATGCCTAA
- the xseA gene encoding exodeoxyribonuclease VII large subunit: MSDYLSVTSLTKYLKMKFDRDPYLERVYLTGQVSNYRRRPSHQYFSLKDEGAVIQATIWAGVFKKIGFDLEEGMKINVVGRVQIYEPSGSYSLIIEKAEPDGIGALALQFEQLRKKLTAEGYFDDRHKQPLPNFVKKIGVITSPSGAVIRDIITTVSRRFPGVEILIFPTKVQGDGAAQEIVENIQKANQREDLDLLIVGRGGGSIEDLWAFNEEIVVQSIFESRLPVISSVGHETDTTLADFVADRRAATPTAAAELATPISKADTLAWIRERQNRAYQACLRRIQYNQERLAKLSQSVVFRQPERLYDGYLQKLDRLTTRLETFMSQDFERKQKSAEFLRQRLHGLNLSTRVKNYQDRRESLQRLLVTTTKNTINGNRVRLEKAQDALLSLDTSRIVARGYAIVNKNDKPLTTIKDITEGEQLTIQMRDGQLEVEVKNVNEKNI, from the coding sequence GTGTCAGACTATTTATCGGTCACATCCTTAACCAAATATTTGAAAATGAAATTTGACCGTGACCCTTATTTAGAGAGGGTATATTTGACAGGCCAGGTTTCCAATTATCGCCGACGCCCGAGTCATCAGTACTTTTCTCTTAAGGATGAAGGGGCAGTCATTCAGGCAACGATTTGGGCTGGGGTCTTCAAAAAAATTGGTTTTGATCTTGAAGAGGGAATGAAGATTAATGTTGTTGGTCGGGTGCAGATTTATGAGCCTAGTGGTTCATATTCCCTTATTATTGAGAAGGCTGAGCCGGATGGTATTGGTGCACTCGCCCTCCAGTTTGAGCAGCTTCGTAAAAAACTTACTGCTGAAGGCTACTTTGATGATCGTCATAAGCAACCTCTTCCTAATTTTGTCAAGAAAATTGGGGTTATCACTAGTCCTAGTGGTGCGGTTATTCGGGACATTATTACAACGGTTAGTCGCCGTTTTCCAGGTGTAGAGATTCTGATTTTCCCTACCAAGGTTCAAGGTGACGGAGCGGCACAAGAGATTGTTGAAAATATTCAAAAAGCCAATCAGAGGGAAGATCTGGATCTTCTTATCGTCGGCCGTGGTGGAGGTTCAATTGAGGACCTATGGGCCTTTAATGAGGAAATTGTAGTTCAGTCCATTTTTGAGAGTCGTCTACCTGTGATTTCAAGTGTTGGTCACGAAACAGATACGACTCTGGCGGATTTTGTAGCGGATCGCAGGGCTGCTACACCTACAGCAGCAGCTGAACTTGCTACCCCGATATCAAAGGCTGATACTTTAGCTTGGATTCGCGAAAGACAAAACAGAGCCTACCAAGCTTGTTTGAGGCGCATACAGTATAATCAGGAACGTTTAGCCAAATTATCACAATCGGTTGTCTTTAGGCAACCTGAACGTCTTTATGATGGATATTTGCAAAAGTTAGACCGCCTAACAACAAGGCTCGAAACCTTCATGAGTCAAGATTTTGAGCGCAAACAAAAATCAGCTGAATTTTTGAGACAGCGATTACACGGTCTAAATCTCTCGACTCGTGTTAAGAACTATCAAGATCGTCGAGAGTCCTTACAGCGACTTTTAGTGACCACAACTAAGAATACTATCAATGGTAACCGCGTTAGACTAGAGAAGGCTCAAGATGCCCTATTGTCTCTAGATACTAGCCGTATTGTTGCCAGGGGCTATGCTATTGTCAATAAAAATGATAAGCCCCTAACAACTATCAAAGATATTACTGAAGGCGAGCAATTAACAATCCAAATGAGAGATGGACAACTAGAAGTAGAGGTGAAAAATGTCAACGAAAAAAACATTTGA
- the nth gene encoding endonuclease III: MLGRKRVNEALALMGKMFPDAHGELEWETPFQLLVAVILSAQTTDKAVNKVTPGLWARYPEIEDLASANLDDVEMCLRTIGLYKNKAKNIIKTARAILMNFDGQVPKTHKELESLPGVGRKTANVVLAEVYGIPSIAVDTHVSRVSKRLNIAPENASVEEIEAELMKKIPKKDWIISHHRMIFFGRYHCLAKNPKCQTCPLQSYCKYYRETTKK; the protein is encoded by the coding sequence ATGTTGGGTAGAAAACGTGTTAATGAAGCTCTGGCCTTAATGGGAAAGATGTTTCCAGATGCACATGGTGAGCTGGAGTGGGAGACTCCCTTTCAACTACTAGTTGCTGTTATTTTATCTGCTCAAACAACTGACAAAGCTGTTAATAAGGTAACACCGGGTTTGTGGGCCCGTTATCCAGAAATTGAAGATTTAGCATCTGCTAATCTTGATGATGTTGAAATGTGCTTAAGAACCATTGGGCTATATAAGAATAAGGCAAAGAATATCATCAAAACTGCTAGAGCTATTTTAATGAATTTCGACGGACAAGTTCCCAAAACTCACAAGGAATTAGAGAGTCTACCTGGTGTTGGACGAAAAACAGCTAACGTCGTATTGGCTGAAGTCTATGGTATTCCGTCTATTGCTGTAGATACACATGTCTCTCGCGTTTCTAAACGGCTGAATATAGCTCCAGAAAATGCTAGTGTAGAGGAAATCGAAGCAGAATTGATGAAGAAAATACCAAAGAAAGATTGGATTATCAGTCATCACCGCATGATTTTCTTTGGACGCTATCATTGTTTAGCAAAGAATCCTAAATGCCAGACTTGTCCTCTTCAAAGTTACTGTAAGTATTATCGAGAAACAACTAAGAAATAA
- a CDS encoding DnaD domain-containing protein, translating into MSFFEQYRTGNLVLPNALFFHFKDIFPSADDFLVWQFLYLQTTTQIGEVASSQIAQATGKTPTEVNKSITTLTEAGLLDFTTVKVNNEIKMVVDASPALAVLDKLVSSENSTTGPVAGQPTNTQLIKQLTNELEQALGILNPMVIEDLNKEIQEEHTDPELIREALKEAVFNRKTNWNYIKGVLRNWKLSGITTKIQVEERRLEHQGKKQHHQVSDEFKTGMDAARQLWGGQ; encoded by the coding sequence ATGAGTTTTTTTGAACAGTATCGAACAGGAAATCTAGTCCTTCCAAATGCCTTATTTTTTCACTTTAAGGATATTTTTCCATCAGCGGATGACTTTTTAGTTTGGCAGTTTCTCTATCTACAAACGACTACTCAGATTGGAGAAGTGGCCTCTAGCCAGATAGCGCAGGCAACTGGAAAGACCCCCACTGAGGTTAATAAAAGTATTACGACATTAACTGAGGCTGGACTCCTTGATTTTACGACTGTTAAAGTTAATAATGAAATTAAGATGGTTGTTGATGCTTCACCTGCCCTAGCAGTGTTAGACAAGCTAGTGAGTAGTGAAAATTCAACGACAGGTCCTGTTGCTGGCCAACCAACAAATACACAGCTTATTAAACAATTGACAAATGAGTTGGAACAGGCTTTGGGAATCTTGAATCCTATGGTAATAGAAGATTTAAATAAGGAAATTCAGGAAGAACACACTGACCCGGAATTAATCCGTGAAGCTCTGAAAGAGGCAGTATTTAACCGAAAAACCAACTGGAATTATATCAAAGGGGTTCTTCGTAACTGGAAATTAAGTGGTATTACTACTAAAATTCAAGTTGAAGAACGTCGTTTGGAGCATCAAGGAAAGAAACAACATCATCAGGTTTCGGATGAGTTCAAAACTGGTATGGACGCGGCCCGTCAATTGTGGGGTGGTCAATAA
- the metA gene encoding homoserine O-acetyltransferase MetA, producing MPIKLDNKLPALDVLRSENVFIMDENRASSQDIRPMEVLILNLMPTKEVTETQLLRLLANTPLQINVEFLYMASHKSKNTHAEHMKTFYKTFDEIKDKYYDGLIVTGAPIEQMPFEEVDYWHELTRVFDWSKKHVYSTLHLCWGAQAGLYYKHGVDKVPLSEKLSGIYKQTVDMPENFLMNGFDDSFVSPHSRYTEVTLEDIKNKTDLDVVASGQEVGLSILASKDLREVYSFGHFEYDRDTLAREYRRDLEVGINPDVPANYFPGDDPSQEPKLRWNLAASTFFSNWINYAVYQETPYRLEELEDDFSFYGYL from the coding sequence ATGCCTATAAAACTTGATAATAAGTTACCAGCTCTTGATGTATTGCGTTCGGAAAATGTCTTCATCATGGATGAGAATAGAGCTAGTAGCCAGGATATTAGACCAATGGAGGTCCTGATCCTTAACCTAATGCCAACTAAAGAAGTGACAGAAACTCAGTTGCTACGTCTTTTAGCAAATACACCACTCCAAATTAACGTAGAGTTTCTGTATATGGCTAGTCATAAATCAAAAAATACCCACGCTGAACATATGAAAACCTTCTATAAGACTTTTGATGAAATCAAGGACAAGTATTACGATGGTCTTATCGTAACAGGGGCTCCTATTGAACAAATGCCTTTTGAGGAAGTTGATTATTGGCATGAATTAACACGAGTTTTTGACTGGTCTAAAAAGCATGTTTATTCAACTCTTCACTTGTGTTGGGGAGCTCAAGCAGGTCTCTATTACAAACATGGGGTTGATAAGGTTCCCTTGTCAGAGAAATTATCAGGTATCTATAAGCAAACTGTTGACATGCCAGAAAATTTCCTCATGAATGGCTTTGATGATAGCTTTGTGTCACCGCACTCACGCTATACAGAGGTGACTCTGGAAGATATCAAGAATAAAACAGATTTAGACGTTGTTGCATCAGGTCAAGAGGTAGGTCTGTCCATTCTGGCAAGCAAGGATCTTCGTGAAGTTTACAGTTTTGGTCATTTCGAATATGATCGTGATACTCTTGCTAGAGAATATCGAAGGGATTTGGAAGTAGGCATCAATCCAGATGTGCCAGCAAACTATTTTCCTGGGGATGATCCAAGTCAGGAACCAAAACTTCGTTGGAACCTTGCGGCATCAACATTCTTTAGTAATTGGATTAACTACGCTGTATATCAAGAAACACCCTATCGTTTAGAAGAGTTGGAAGACGATTTTTCATTCTACGGTTATTTGTAG
- a CDS encoding adenine phosphoribosyltransferase, with protein sequence MKLEDYIATIENYPKEGVTFRDISPLMADGNAYSYAIREIVQYATDKKIDMIVGPEARGFIVGCPVAFELGIGFAPVRKPGKLPRKVISVDYEKEYGVDTLCMHADAIKPGQRVLIVDDLLATGGTVKATIEMIERLGGVVAGCAFLIELDGLNGREAIEGYDAKVLMNFPG encoded by the coding sequence ATGAAATTAGAAGATTATATTGCAACTATTGAAAACTACCCTAAAGAAGGGGTTACTTTCCGCGATATTAGCCCGTTGATGGCTGATGGAAACGCTTATAGCTATGCTATTCGTGAAATCGTTCAGTATGCGACTGACAAGAAGATTGACATGATTGTTGGTCCCGAAGCACGTGGTTTCATTGTTGGATGCCCAGTTGCCTTTGAACTTGGTATTGGATTTGCGCCAGTTCGTAAACCTGGTAAATTGCCACGTAAAGTGATTTCGGTCGATTATGAAAAAGAGTATGGTGTCGATACTCTTTGCATGCATGCCGATGCAATCAAACCAGGCCAACGTGTACTTATCGTTGACGATCTCTTGGCTACTGGTGGTACTGTCAAAGCAACAATTGAAATGATTGAACGCCTAGGTGGTGTCGTTGCTGGATGTGCCTTCTTGATTGAGCTTGACGGACTTAATGGTCGTGAAGCAATCGAAGGTTATGACGCTAAAGTATTGATGAACTTCCCAGGATAA
- the recJ gene encoding single-stranded-DNA-specific exonuclease RecJ: MITSTYDWKINTKEPDAGFFKLAKEHGLAKTAAKIAYERGIRTEEALEDFLKADLSHLHDPYLLHDMDKAVARIRQAIENYEQILVYGDYDADGMTSASIVKEALEMMGAEARVYLPNRFTDGYGPNESVYKYFIEQEGISLIITVDNGVAGNEAIAYAQEQGVDVIVTDHHSMPSQLPEAYAIVHPEHPGADYPFKYLAGCGVAFKIATALLETIPTEMLDLVAIGTIADMVSLTDENRIMVKVGLEILKTTERIGLQELLRISEVDLTTISEETVAFKLAPQLNALGRLDDPNPAIELLTGFDDEETQAIALEINAKNEERKEVVQNIFDEAMSMVDLDKPVQVLAKEGWHPGVLGIVAGRIMEQISQTVVVLNIEDGLAKGSARSLESINIFQALDDHRDIFTAFGGHAGAAGMTLPEENLTQLSDILCSYVYDNDIDTSAKNTLNLDEELQLGELGLDTIRSLEKLAPFGMDNKKPVFWLHDITVTQARTMGQNGAHLKFKVKQGKASFDVVAFNKGHLLQEFQQAQGLELAVTLSVNVWNGQTTLQLMLADVRVDNVQLFDFRSKNMVLPEGLPTVEEASDEATAVVLDTLPNSETELKEWFDGKEFQAIYFKNRIKEAYYLTGYGTREQFARLYKTIYQFPEFDVRYKLDDLSHYLKIDKILLIKMIQIFDELGFVTIDNGVMTVNKEAGKRDIEESKIFQDLKHLVKFQELMALGTPQEIYDWLYKQEQ, from the coding sequence ATGATTACATCAACGTATGATTGGAAAATAAACACAAAAGAGCCAGATGCTGGCTTTTTTAAACTTGCTAAAGAACATGGACTGGCAAAAACAGCAGCCAAGATTGCCTATGAACGTGGCATTAGGACAGAAGAGGCACTTGAAGACTTTCTAAAGGCAGATTTATCGCACCTTCATGATCCTTATCTGCTTCATGATATGGATAAGGCAGTGGCTAGAATCCGTCAGGCTATTGAAAATTATGAACAAATCTTAGTATATGGAGATTACGATGCGGATGGTATGACGTCAGCCTCGATTGTCAAAGAAGCCCTTGAAATGATGGGAGCTGAAGCTCGAGTATACTTGCCAAACCGTTTTACAGATGGTTATGGACCAAACGAAAGTGTCTATAAGTATTTCATTGAGCAGGAAGGTATTTCACTCATCATTACAGTGGATAATGGGGTAGCTGGGAATGAGGCTATCGCTTATGCGCAAGAGCAAGGTGTGGATGTTATCGTCACAGACCACCATAGCATGCCGTCACAGCTTCCAGAAGCTTATGCCATTGTTCATCCAGAACATCCAGGTGCTGATTATCCCTTTAAGTATTTGGCAGGTTGTGGAGTAGCTTTCAAAATAGCAACGGCCCTCCTCGAGACCATACCAACAGAGATGTTGGATTTGGTAGCTATAGGGACTATTGCTGATATGGTTAGCCTGACCGATGAAAATCGTATTATGGTTAAGGTTGGACTTGAAATTCTCAAGACTACTGAGCGTATTGGGCTTCAAGAATTGCTCCGTATTTCCGAAGTAGACCTAACAACAATTTCTGAAGAAACAGTGGCTTTCAAACTAGCCCCTCAACTCAATGCTTTAGGACGTTTAGACGATCCAAACCCAGCTATTGAACTATTAACCGGATTTGACGATGAGGAAACGCAAGCCATTGCTCTGGAAATCAATGCCAAAAATGAAGAACGTAAGGAAGTTGTTCAAAACATCTTTGATGAAGCCATGAGCATGGTAGACTTGGATAAACCAGTTCAGGTTTTGGCTAAGGAAGGCTGGCATCCTGGTGTACTCGGCATTGTTGCTGGCCGCATCATGGAGCAGATCAGTCAGACAGTAGTAGTTTTAAATATTGAAGATGGCTTGGCTAAGGGATCAGCTCGTAGTTTGGAATCTATCAATATCTTCCAAGCACTTGATGACCACAGAGACATCTTTACTGCATTTGGAGGGCACGCTGGAGCAGCTGGTATGACCCTTCCAGAGGAAAATCTTACTCAACTCTCAGATATTTTATGTAGTTATGTCTACGATAATGACATTGATACGAGTGCCAAAAATACGCTTAATTTAGACGAGGAGTTACAACTCGGTGAGCTTGGCTTGGATACCATAAGGAGCCTCGAAAAACTAGCACCTTTTGGTATGGATAATAAAAAGCCAGTCTTTTGGCTACATGATATTACCGTTACTCAAGCTAGAACTATGGGGCAAAATGGAGCTCATCTTAAGTTTAAGGTTAAGCAAGGCAAGGCTAGTTTTGATGTTGTCGCCTTTAACAAAGGGCATCTGCTTCAAGAATTTCAGCAAGCTCAGGGGTTGGAATTAGCAGTGACGCTGTCCGTTAATGTATGGAATGGCCAGACAACACTACAGCTCATGTTGGCAGATGTGCGCGTGGACAATGTTCAGTTATTTGATTTTCGCTCAAAAAATATGGTACTACCTGAGGGCCTACCAACTGTAGAAGAGGCCTCAGACGAAGCAACTGCAGTTGTCCTCGACACCCTACCGAATTCAGAGACGGAATTAAAAGAGTGGTTTGACGGTAAGGAATTCCAGGCCATTTATTTTAAGAATCGCATTAAGGAAGCCTATTATCTGACAGGCTATGGAACTAGAGAGCAATTTGCAAGGCTCTATAAAACCATTTATCAATTCCCAGAATTTGATGTGCGCTATAAATTAGATGACCTCAGTCATTATCTTAAGATTGATAAAATTCTTCTCATCAAGATGATTCAAATTTTTGATGAATTGGGCTTTGTCACTATTGATAATGGTGTCATGACAGTTAATAAAGAGGCTGGAAAACGTGATATTGAGGAAAGCAAGATTTTCCAGGACCTTAAACATCTTGTCAAGTTCCAAGAACTCATGGCTTTGGGAACACCACAGGAAATTTATGATTGGCTCTACAAGCAGGAGCAGTAG
- a CDS encoding SDR family NAD(P)-dependent oxidoreductase: protein MAKQRIIAITGASGGLAQEIVKQLSLSDGIILLGRDKDKLEKCYRHVKNKTCLAIDLRDDNAIKEMVDYLYQRFGRIDVFINNAGFGEFKSYDNYTSQEVRDMFDINTLATMTFSRLIAEKMVEQGYGHVINIASMAGKIATANSSVYAATKFAVIGFSDALRIELADKGVYVTTVNPGPIETSFFDQADPSGAYLESVKKFVLSPKYVAKKIVRILGKNKREVNLPRLLAVAYKGYTLFPTIADYLARTSFNYK from the coding sequence ATGGCTAAACAACGAATTATCGCTATTACTGGTGCCTCAGGAGGTCTTGCTCAAGAAATTGTCAAGCAGCTCTCCCTCAGTGACGGCATTATCCTCTTGGGACGAGACAAGGACAAACTTGAGAAATGCTATCGCCATGTGAAAAATAAAACCTGTCTTGCTATTGACCTCAGAGACGACAATGCCATTAAAGAAATGGTCGATTATCTCTATCAACGCTTTGGCCGTATTGATGTTTTTATCAATAATGCTGGCTTCGGTGAATTTAAGTCTTATGATAATTACACCAGTCAAGAAGTTCGTGATATGTTTGACATCAATACCTTGGCGACAATGACTTTTTCACGCTTAATTGCAGAGAAAATGGTAGAGCAAGGCTATGGCCATGTCATCAATATCGCCAGCATGGCAGGGAAAATTGCGACAGCCAACTCAAGTGTCTATGCAGCAACAAAGTTTGCGGTAATTGGCTTTTCAGATGCCTTGCGTATAGAGCTGGCTGATAAGGGAGTCTATGTGACTACGGTCAATCCAGGTCCAATTGAGACATCTTTCTTCGATCAAGCTGATCCCTCTGGAGCTTATCTTGAGAGTGTTAAGAAGTTTGTTCTCAGTCCTAAATATGTGGCTAAAAAGATTGTCCGTATTCTGGGCAAAAATAAACGTGAAGTTAATCTACCACGACTCTTAGCAGTTGCTTACAAAGGCTATACACTCTTTCCCACGATAGCTGATTACCTTGCACGAACAAGCTTTAATTATAAATAA
- the rnz gene encoding ribonuclease Z: MELQFLGTGAGQPSKARNVSSLVLKLLDEINEVWMFDCGEGTQRQILETTIKPRKVKKIFITHMHGDHIFGLPGFLASRSFQSSEEQTDLEVYGPVGIKQYVMTSIRTSGTRLSYHVHFKEIDENSLGLVMEDDKFAVYADKLDHTIFCVGYRVVQKDLEGTLDAEALKAAGVPFGPLFGQIKNGQDVVLEDGTKIIAKDFISAPKKGKVITILGDTRKTNASVRLGLGADVLVHESTYGKGDEKIAKSHGHSTNMQAAQVARDASAKRLLLNHVSARFLGRDIGKMAADAKTIFENTHIVRDLEEVEI; this comes from the coding sequence ATGGAATTACAATTTTTAGGGACGGGCGCCGGACAGCCATCCAAGGCTCGTAATGTATCGAGTCTGGTTTTGAAGCTCCTCGATGAAATCAACGAAGTCTGGATGTTTGACTGTGGGGAAGGAACCCAACGTCAGATTTTAGAAACAACAATCAAACCCCGTAAAGTTAAAAAAATCTTTATTACACATATGCACGGGGACCATATCTTCGGTTTACCAGGTTTCCTGGCGAGTCGTTCCTTCCAATCTAGCGAAGAACAAACTGACCTTGAAGTTTATGGACCAGTTGGTATTAAGCAATACGTCATGACCAGCATTCGTACCTCAGGGACACGCTTATCTTATCATGTGCATTTTAAGGAAATTGATGAAAATAGTCTAGGTTTGGTTATGGAAGATGACAAGTTCGCTGTTTATGCAGATAAGTTGGACCACACCATTTTTTGTGTTGGTTACCGTGTGGTTCAAAAGGATCTCGAAGGCACCTTGGATGCTGAGGCCCTTAAGGCAGCAGGCGTACCATTTGGTCCGCTTTTTGGACAAATTAAGAATGGACAAGATGTGGTTCTTGAAGATGGAACGAAAATCATTGCCAAAGACTTTATTTCCGCACCTAAGAAAGGTAAGGTTATCACTATCTTAGGTGATACCCGTAAGACAAATGCCAGTGTTCGACTTGGATTGGGGGCAGATGTCCTGGTCCACGAGTCTACTTATGGTAAGGGTGATGAAAAAATTGCCAAGAGCCATGGTCACTCAACGAATATGCAAGCAGCCCAAGTAGCTAGGGATGCGTCAGCTAAACGCCTTCTTCTAAATCACGTATCAGCACGTTTTTTGGGGCGTGATATCGGTAAGATGGCAGCAGATGCTAAAACGATTTTTGAAAACACTCACATCGTTCGTGACTTGGAAGAGGTAGAAATCTAA